From Thalassophryne amazonica chromosome 5, fThaAma1.1, whole genome shotgun sequence:
TGCTAATCTGTGAGCCTCTATCTCCCTTTGTGGGGAGGAGGCATAGTAAGGAGAGggccagctgattcctctgggcaggtaggatcgcGGAATGCCCCTCCTGGGGTCCGCAAGTCTCATACTTTCTCCAGTGGACCCTGGCCAGTGTTGATACTGGGATACTGGAATGGATGAAGGCAAGGGGACATATTTGTGCTGAGCAGATCTCAAGGTATCTTGATAAGACGAAGGCCACCTGGAGGTTGCTGGAAAAATAGTGGCCCGCCGTCGTGGATCGCAGGGTTCCAACCTAATGGGGACTGAGGTTTGTCTGGATGGGTACATGGAAGGGATGAGGTAGGAAGGGCTAGCTACAGGTCTCTGTGCATGGTGGGATCCCTCCAAGCTCCTTATACTAGGCTGTCTGAACGAGGCATACTCCCTCCAGGAGGGGCCTGGTCTGGTAAGAAAGGATGGAGTGTGACCCAAACTATAGGACTTCACTCTGACATCTGGTTTGGGGAACTCATCCCAGTAACATTTTTCAGAAATGTATGTCCTTGGGCTCTCAAAGTGTTCCCATCTCTGTGCGCCTAAACTAATGGATTTCTTTAGGAAAGGACTGTGCTGTCTCACTCCTGAAAGGGTTTTACATGGTCCCACACTCAAGGACTTCTTCAGATATGGCACTGGAACTTGACATATCCGTGATGCAATATTGTTAATTTTGCTGCCCTGAGAAAATTGTTGAGATTGGTCTGTTGACTCGTGAGTGTCAACAAACGAGTGTTTTGACACGATATCTGCCATACCTTTAGCTGCACTAAACAAAGCCTGAGCTGACCTGGATGCGAGTCTGGACTCAGGTCTGTATGTGTTTTTAGCTCCAACCAGAATTTGTGATTTCTCCTCATAAATCTCCTTCCGAGTTTCCCCTGGATTGACTGATTTTAATTTTGCCTCATCAAGAAATTTTACTCTGTGTGAAGAATGTTTTGCTTCCACTTGGTGGGAGTGTCTGCAATTTTGCTGTTCACAAGCATCAAAGTTGGCCTCCACGGCACCTGCaggattgttttgttttgtgtaaatgtcctgcttttcctgacaatgaacatCCCAGCTTTTGGGAACTACATCTGGTTTAGCTACTGTCTCATTTGTTTGGAGTTCTGAAATTTTTCCAACAGCGTCTGCCACTTCGGCTTCCTCGACAGGTTCATCCACGCTCATTTCAATAAAACCTGGAAGGCTCAGGTATTCAAGAATTGCACTTGTCTGTTGTGGTGACATCCTGAGAGATGCAGCTGTAGGCTTGGCCTTGAAGGACCCTGATATTCTCTGAACAGAAAATTGGGACTGGTCACTCGCAGGCTCTTCTACAAGAGGTAATGCAGAGATAGGGCTCGGACTGTCAGAAAGGAGATATTTATCACTCCTCCGAGACCGTGCTCTCACACCCTCTGTCTCCAAATCAGGGAAAAACCTCAAACTTTGGCGGTCCTCTTCACCGCGAGTCTCTCTTTTGGTGGCCTTTTCTCTGATGTTATTATGATCATAGGGTAAGGCAGAAAAACCCGAGGGGCTAGGACCCTGTTTGGCTGTACAAACTGGTTGATTATACAATGCAGCATTTTTGACACATTGAGATGGACTTTTATGCCTTCCATTGTCTTCTGGAAGAGGTCTGGATGCTGATTCCCAAGAATGGGTGCCATGACCATGTGAAGTACTGGGTTGTGAAGGGATGCCTCTGTCCTGCCTCTTTTCCTTCTGTCCATCCTTAGTTAGGGACTTGCTGTACCCAGCTCTCTGAGGACTCATTGACCTAGCTCTCTCTGGTGTTCCCAGCTGTAGAATAGGTGGGCTTTCTGAGCTGGCATCAGTTGACAGCATGGGAAGAGAGGTGTTCTGAGTAACTGGAGAGTGCAATGAATCCACACCAACAAGGAGAGAGTTCTCTGTAGTTTCCTGCACATCGCCTGTGGAGGGATGCTGTGGCCTCAGCAAAGACTTTGTGGGGCTTCGTGTTGGAATAAGGCAGGTGACAGATGAAACAGGACTAATGTCCCACTGTAAGTGAGACACAGGGCGCTGATCCATAGGACTGCTAGTGTTTCCAAAGTAGCAAGCTCTCCTATAATCAGCCACCTGATTTGTCTGACCAGAGGACCTGTTCTTTTGTCTGATTTGAACATCTTGTGGTTTCCATACTAGCTCTTCTTCTGACCTGAGGCCAGCCCTATGAGGGCTTTGTGTTTTTTCATGCCGACACTCATCTCTTTCTCGACCTCTTTGAAAGGCTCTGTAGCTTCTCAGCGCCTTCTCCATTTCTTCCCTCTCCTTTGACAGTTtgacacattttttaatgttacctCTCTCAAACTCACTGTCCATTTGTGAGACTACGATGCTGGTATTAGTCAGTGCACTTTCACTGTCCATAGGTTGATAGCTAGAGTGGTGTGGCCTGTCCCGATCCAGAAGCTTGGATCTCCTACCCAAACTGGGCAAAAGCTCTTCAGTGTGGCCCAGCATGCGATATCGCCTTAGAGAATCACTAGGTTTCTTCTCACTATTGTCTGAATAGAAGCTGGCTCTTTCCAGTAAGTTCTCTGAACTCTGTTCGTCATCAGAATAAAAGCAACCATGACGGGAGAAGTTTCTTGCCATGGCCCGTACTCTTCCAGGGGAGGAGGGAGGCTTGCTTAACTCCTGGACATCCATAGTGAGAGGAGAACCCTTCTTCTCACCTTGTTCGGAGCTCACGATGCTCGACTTTGGAGAGTCCCTCAGTGATGCCCGGTTAATTCCTGTCACACAGTTACTTTGCAGAATGTCCCTCTTTGAGTTCTTATTATTAGAAGGACTAGCACTCTCTGGTAGTGGCTGAACGATGAAACGTCCATCAGGACCTCTAGAGATAGACTCCAAAACAGTGGGCGAGGGGGCCTGGGACCCAAGGTGACTCTCAAAGACTGTGTAATGAGGTGGTGGAGATGAGTTAGACAGGAGTTGTTTCTTCTGATCCTGGTATTCCCCACGGCTGTCTTTATCAAAGGAGGACTGATCAGACTGTGAGGAGGATGAGTTGGGGAAGAATGGAAGGGATGGACATAGTTTCAGCTTCAGAACGCTGTCTGGGCTGTGAGGAGGTAAGCCAGATCTGAGAAATcagtagaaagaaaaaaaaaatcaggttaaAGTAGGTCTGCAATATTAAGTGTTAAGTTGTAAAATACTCGTACAAGCCTGAGTCTTTGAATTTTACCTCACAGCCTTGGAACCATTGCACTGTGTGAGTCATGACTTCAACCATATTGCATATTACATTAATGACTgaacataaaccagagattgtGTGGGCAAATCTTCAGTGACATCACCTGCAGGTTTTCCGAAAAGACCCAGAAGAGCCATTTGGAAGGTCAAAAATTGCTGCTGTGCATGTTGCCATGTTGGCGGCAGTGTTTACCTACATTCTGGCCAAGCCTGAACATGCCTATCTCAGAGTTACTGATCTAACAGCGAACAAGTTAACCTCAGTTCAGGTCTTTTATTAACATATATTTTTGGGGACTCTGCTGtggttttatgatgaaataaaaaTTATGACCAGCTTATTTCCTCAGCAATAGTAGATTAAGTGGACTTAACATCAAGAAGCAACTGATGGATCCTAAAAATTCTAACGCCACTaacatacaaaattaaataacgccAAAACTTCGCtagatggaaatactggagcacagatatCTTAGATGATCTGCTtggacaattaaccacacaacaagctatattattacatatatttgtAATAAATGGTCAGAAGGGACAGACAGTCCCCCACAACAGCGAGCAGCCGTGGCTAGCAATGTATGCGACTGGAGCTCTGAACTCTCGGCTAAGCGGCAGACACTACTTGTCAAGTTGTCACTCAAAGTGAGCACGCCCCTAATTCTGCAAAAATTTAGggattaaaacatcttaaactaatgaGTTATTAAAAAAGTTCACCCCATACAGTTATCATGGagggggaaactagctatagaggccaaaacattattatattattattttttttttgctttttctttgCACCAAGCagtaaaatgtttatttctcctctgaaattggacattttaacaccgCCTTCTATGGGAATctcctcacttttggagccagcctcaagtggccatttaagGAACTACAACTTTTCCCATCATCTGGACAGCTTCATTTTCAATGGCCACAGGTTGGGGCTtgagataaactttatttttcaaTTAAAACTGTAATACGTGATTTTTCCCAATTTAAAAAACGTGCTTGTGATTTTTACCACTTGGTAAGTACTGTACGTAAGCAGGTAAAGGTTTATTGTTATTCTTCTATTGGGCAACAGGATGGTCTCAGCTTTGTTTCCAAGCTGGACgtatctgtgtggagtctgcatgttctccacgtgtttgctTGTGTTACTTTTGTGTTCtcgagcttcctcccacttccaaagaaatgcagtttaggtgaactggtgactctaaactgaaCTGTCAGTGTGAATGTGACCTGTGATAGAATGGCGCCTGTCCCAAGTGTAGCCCACCTCTTGTCCAATGACCACTAAGacaaggctccagccccccgaccCTTAAGTGGAATAAGTGTGTTTAGAAAATAGATATTCTACAGAGTACAGAACAGTACATACAGAACAGATCTCAAAGTGAGGTTACTGGCAAGTGGGGGGGGCTCACTTGAAAGAATTACAGAAAGAAAAACTccagtgtttttaggaatcctgtTAATACTGTCTTACTTAAAGCTAGGGTAGGTAgctctgttcagaaacactttttgttatattgggtgaaatggtccgTCTATCCTAATAGtagtcaatacattatgtattcagaaaaaggaacgaaaaaaatcagacgtctgtagcagctgtaggatcaATAAAACTCAGATCAGTATAAGCCCCGCAGTgtgctctcaaaaaaaaaaaaaaaacaatcagatgccttcatgtctagttcttcctgctcgTGTCACCAGGGTCAACAcccccctctctccctccctccgccGCGTGTGCACACTCATCTCGTttcacttcggtacaatggcagagggaatacagccaAAACTACCACTTCCACCGGATTGTGCCatgtcggattaatcattttctctccaaATTGGCCTTGAAAAtgactgtaatcacttcctgaatcacagaggaccgctccagctttagccgttctcacgcgcgcacctagaagctgcagaaagcattttgagccgtctaaaatggCAATTATTTGTCATATTTACATTGT
This genomic window contains:
- the igsf9b gene encoding protein turtle homolog A isoform X1 encodes the protein MGMQRRWHQVITTAVAICLLSVSQGGTTLVRAKEGSSAELGCSLTPSKDNTSPNLFPLHVVEWVRLGYNVPVLIKFGVYAPRVHPNYKGRVSLTRGASLRVEGLTLDDEGWFECRILLLDSKTDDFQNGTWTFLSITAPPVFIKTPPTFVEVLLGDSLTLSCGAHGNPQPTVVWHKDDRLVEKHEKIKVLNGTLSLASVTRNISGLYRCHVSNSEGNLTHSTQLQVKGPPIIIISPEDTTLNMSQDAVLQCQADAYPSNLTYEWLKQGQNVYHIESLKSRVKILVDGTLLIPNLVPEDAGNYTCVPTNGILTPPSASAHLKVKHPARVGRMPRETYLPAGMEGIIVCPVQADPPVLNINWTKDGTNLDLDNFPGWMVNSEGSVFITTANDNAVGMYTCTAYNSYGTMGRSEPTQVILKDPPSFRVRPRPEYLQEVGRDLVIPCVAGGDPAPNITWSKIGSTPRSTYTVLANGSLLLQPLSKDHQGGWECLATNRVATVSAGTVVTVLGTSPHGVSSVSVSTEVNHANVSWVPGFDGGYTQKFTVWVKQASRGKHEWASLPVPTSKTYLLVTGLLAGTSYQFSVLPQNKLGSGPFSEIVSVHTQAVPTEAPAVSTAVPTLDPPVLLSTNRTDQGVLLQWSPPAASSSPLSGYVLQARRDQGQWFIISNSISANQSEALVQGLLRDSNYDLRLMSRSNKILSEPSHSVNISTIGMEVYPVHPGLLEVFPESLLAGVLGGVVFLCVAIVLSLVMACIMSRRRRHRRRKKRQDLPSALLKSTSPVSGLPPHSPDSVLKLKLCPSLPFFPNSSSSQSDQSSFDKDSRGEYQDQKKQLLSNSSPPPHYTVFESHLGSQAPSPTVLESISRGPDGRFIVQPLPESASPSNNKNSKRDILQSNCVTGINRASLRDSPKSSIVSSEQGEKKGSPLTMDVQELSKPPSSPGRVRAMARNFSRHGCFYSDDEQSSENLLERASFYSDNSEKKPSDSLRRYRMLGHTEELLPSLGRRSKLLDRDRPHHSSYQPMDSESALTNTSIVVSQMDSEFERGNIKKCVKLSKEREEMEKALRSYRAFQRGRERDECRHEKTQSPHRAGLRSEEELVWKPQDVQIRQKNRSSGQTNQVADYRRACYFGNTSSPMDQRPVSHLQWDISPVSSVTCLIPTRSPTKSLLRPQHPSTGDVQETTENSLLVGVDSLHSPVTQNTSLPMLSTDASSESPPILQLGTPERARSMSPQRAGYSKSLTKDGQKEKRQDRGIPSQPSTSHGHGTHSWESASRPLPEDNGRHKSPSQCVKNAALYNQPVCTAKQGPSPSGFSALPYDHNNIREKATKRETRGEEDRQSLRFFPDLETEGVRARSRRSDKYLLSDSPSPISALPLVEEPASDQSQFSVQRISGSFKAKPTAASLRMSPQQTSAILEYLSLPGFIEMSVDEPVEEAEVADAVGKISELQTNETVAKPDVVPKSWDVHCQEKQDIYTKQNNPAGAVEANFDACEQQNCRHSHQVEAKHSSHRVKFLDEAKLKSVNPGETRKEIYEEKSQILVGAKNTYRPESRLASRSAQALFSAAKGMADIVSKHSFVDTHESTDQSQQFSQGSKINNIASRICQVPVPYLKKSLSVGPCKTLSGVRQHSPFLKKSISLGAQRWEHFESPRTYISEKCYWDEFPKPDVRVKSYSLGHTPSFLTRPGPSWREYASFRQPSIRSLEGSHHAQRPVASPSYLIPSMYPSRQTSVPIRLEPCDPRRRATIFPATSRWPSSYQDTLRSAQHKYVPLPSSIPVSQYQHWPGSTGESMRLADPRRGIPRSYLPRGISWPSPYYASSPQREIEAHRLADRVPGRGVEFENREVREGGRTSYASQSSGRGSAGIFRQSLSITPTLLSSPETTEETERHQIEMELPHKRGKRRTTSVDESYEWDSADACADSEVLEVTVFDQPHVGFRKAGGEMVCGQTRCTGGLQDQPRKGPSPSVSPPASNPACCRYSRSLSEARFNTLRQEYREYRRAQESVCSREPRLAPGPDSDSDANSALL
- the igsf9b gene encoding uncharacterized protein igsf9b isoform X2: MSCVKLRRQPDPLYPAPGQRSLKSRVKILVDGTLLIPNLVPEDAGNYTCVPTNGILTPPSASAHLKVKHPARVGRMPRETYLPAGMEGIIVCPVQADPPVLNINWTKDGTNLDLDNFPGWMVNSEGSVFITTANDNAVGMYTCTAYNSYGTMGRSEPTQVILKDPPSFRVRPRPEYLQEVGRDLVIPCVAGGDPAPNITWSKIGSTPRSTYTVLANGSLLLQPLSKDHQGGWECLATNRVATVSAGTVVTVLGTSPHGVSSVSVSTEVNHANVSWVPGFDGGYTQKFTVWVKQASRGKHEWASLPVPTSKTYLLVTGLLAGTSYQFSVLPQNKLGSGPFSEIVSVHTQAVPTEAPAVSTAVPTLDPPVLLSTNRTDQGVLLQWSPPAASSSPLSGYVLQARRDQGQWFIISNSISANQSEALVQGLLRDSNYDLRLMSRSNKILSEPSHSVNISTIGMEVYPVHPGLLEVFPESLLAGVLGGVVFLCVAIVLSLVMACIMSRRRRHRRRKKRQDLPSALLKSTSPVSGLPPHSPDSVLKLKLCPSLPFFPNSSSSQSDQSSFDKDSRGEYQDQKKQLLSNSSPPPHYTVFESHLGSQAPSPTVLESISRGPDGRFIVQPLPESASPSNNKNSKRDILQSNCVTGINRASLRDSPKSSIVSSEQGEKKGSPLTMDVQELSKPPSSPGRVRAMARNFSRHGCFYSDDEQSSENLLERASFYSDNSEKKPSDSLRRYRMLGHTEELLPSLGRRSKLLDRDRPHHSSYQPMDSESALTNTSIVVSQMDSEFERGNIKKCVKLSKEREEMEKALRSYRAFQRGRERDECRHEKTQSPHRAGLRSEEELVWKPQDVQIRQKNRSSGQTNQVADYRRACYFGNTSSPMDQRPVSHLQWDISPVSSVTCLIPTRSPTKSLLRPQHPSTGDVQETTENSLLVGVDSLHSPVTQNTSLPMLSTDASSESPPILQLGTPERARSMSPQRAGYSKSLTKDGQKEKRQDRGIPSQPSTSHGHGTHSWESASRPLPEDNGRHKSPSQCVKNAALYNQPVCTAKQGPSPSGFSALPYDHNNIREKATKRETRGEEDRQSLRFFPDLETEGVRARSRRSDKYLLSDSPSPISALPLVEEPASDQSQFSVQRISGSFKAKPTAASLRMSPQQTSAILEYLSLPGFIEMSVDEPVEEAEVADAVGKISELQTNETVAKPDVVPKSWDVHCQEKQDIYTKQNNPAGAVEANFDACEQQNCRHSHQVEAKHSSHRVKFLDEAKLKSVNPGETRKEIYEEKSQILVGAKNTYRPESRLASRSAQALFSAAKGMADIVSKHSFVDTHESTDQSQQFSQGSKINNIASRICQVPVPYLKKSLSVGPCKTLSGVRQHSPFLKKSISLGAQRWEHFESPRTYISEKCYWDEFPKPDVRVKSYSLGHTPSFLTRPGPSWREYASFRQPSIRSLEGSHHAQRPVASPSYLIPSMYPSRQTSVPIRLEPCDPRRRATIFPATSRWPSSYQDTLRSAQHKYVPLPSSIPVSQYQHWPGSTGESMRLADPRRGIPRSYLPRGISWPSPYYASSPQREIEAHRLADRVPGRGVEFENREVREGGRTSYASQSSGRGSAGIFRQSLSITPTLLSSPETTEETERHQIEMELPHKRGKRRTTSVDESYEWDSADACADSEVLEVTVFDQPHVGFRKAGGEMVCGQTRCTGGLQDQPRKGPSPSVSPPASNPACCRYSRSLSEARFNTLRQEYREYRRAQESVCSREPRLAPGPDSDSDANSALL